In Deinococcus maricopensis DSM 21211, one genomic interval encodes:
- a CDS encoding translocation/assembly module TamB domain-containing protein, which produces MSRARWSLVVLFLIFFATLAVALFGVPLLGPALLGALPPDLRLSASHLSGPLWAPRLNGVRLVTKGLSGTASGVTLRIGGVDFAHHTLRIDATVNGGNVNVDLPKLFGQHGAPGAWSVVPGNIRVQDTKLNVQGREWGVPDGTFRIDGTERGLRITGRTLDGTLRADVALSAQGKDVTGTADLRADATVLNAYWPKSIRGGVIEGRYTFGRTVSGDLRLRDGLLIVPDAPFTRVRDLGGALTHRGDRIEVTLAGRAWDGPIQVKGYVDTRAQHWDFSGKATPSLAGLARALGTTGQGTADLTAHAYGWNQARVAMEGSSARGTFAGVPFTGLALSYAYRAAAGKDEGENTVTFAARTQLAGQQRLSGRWAIEREGQATWAGDLAGRPLDLRADILGREVRVAGRALGDAARASYHLSTRTLSADAGLNFGAVRARLTANGTLDELDLAVRDGTAAGIPLQGRGRYDRQGLRADLGALAVNLDRQLRGTWTARDANVSGVRLNGAGRLDVGASTLTGTLSGQPPLDSEVLRGPVRVNWRDRQGRWAFGSGDATWQGETATVQVRGTRLAGFDARGRVTVGLGGPLTATGEVRGQSPLGTLVLSGAGRAVDLRATVSGVRVTGRTLLHEPYDTTLTLSGADVMADVRVQNGVDFVVRSGRERATGRFADGQLVASGRVNLGAFAPVARAVGVQDLGGTVDFNLGRQGGLARVNASAFGVRAVGTLTGTNGGMLNANVTLSGPDGAAATLAGAVLPRVDVRGPVTYRGATLNARLSGEPGRLAFTASGVAPSLGMGDTSVPALPLTVRGTLTPALSATGTWGGVRVAYAGAQVRVNGTLPVTVFGEAGQARLNGRWAPDWTGRVQADVQAGPYALNARGPWTALSVAVRGPDGLSATGTVDARTQQYAASVRGPLAGVFVDARVSGRGADIRGRGTLADGGGGTARFTLNGLQDFRLQAGGLRLGGQAVNGTLSATRGRLNGDLRVAGLNVTARDGRVAASGTFGGQQVRVNGELTLPLNVRTLRVTSDGPYARLRASGTGGHVRGTLLVKAQTLGPDGARVRVTSTTLPVDATLTPLRVQVGGLAYDGGWRGAQALGYALNGERGALTLAGRGAALTLAPSGPVRGRLQVLPDLRGQLAVALPSVRAALPAQVARELTGGELRANLFPTGANVTLNGARYVGQPLGATAALTWADGTRLSGLLTHPGTRVPFRADAGGLHVNGATLDALALRPVLAAQGRVTLDLDLPGYALDRGRGRASVDLRAAGGAARGTVTLGGGRLSADLNSTLGGRTVTLNGPLYPTANATVRVDGASGRLTGSVREALTLVAGGTLDGRDLTLNATYRPQGADVRATYAGARADLTFTQVRGTWRADGALSVPDLQPLTGTAGRVSATVRGPLNALRVDAGGTVAGATFTAPALWDGQALRVNGATVTADFARARLSGTVYPALNAAGNVTVTDGLPGTYTAALRGTFTKPDVRLGGTLGGSVQGLDATGTRLDARLLGRDWRVTATGERLAGAARGRLGGNVAGGLQSARFTLNATYANGADTRVTLRGPVGWNARTGWLGALGATGTVDRQALDARVTGDGPLAVAAALGGATLNGRFPASLLTQPGGELNLARLDAGALWGRPEQVRVTGTARLGGTWQHPSAALTGALEDTRGDLSGSFRGAYAGGNTDVTLTGLRLSGTAALRDGTFSVTARAAGADLARLAPASWNVTALRLSGRVDARGRTAGGLERATLTGLDVRAASEATGDVRLLGNATYTPDALSADLTGRALGGTFTARGALPDGVTVRVQDVDARGAGRVNGTLTLTGRAADPAVRADLAVAREDLTARVQAFGRARDPLVRATADLRGSASGRVYAEARDVRLNPPGANVRVYGAAGTTAGSARLDFAGAWPALRGQATVTLGALQDPVRVMGDGSGAYTLDAGRLGSGRVTLAGLVPTVTGTLRLTPLALVDGATGSGTVNVNLSGPVTALRLSADGVLRGVNAAGVQIADLGVNVAGTPADLRGTVTQAGRTTGTFDGQTLTLQGLTARAFGTDVTASGPVALAGRADLTVTASGSINGRARVTYDGARLTAGGALGAGGANVTFDVQASDRLGWSGNGRLTGLPSPLLTGDAAFTVSGPLRDPRVQGDVPLLGARGQLNARPLGGTLTLALTNSPDARGEGALTLADGQWGGRAQLTRDEGQLALSLSGALAAPVAGVDVTVGAWHASGQVANGDALLSLTDGAARGTFAWQGDRLLLDVPPLNLAGLGLAAVRGTVSASGEYALSSSAGNVRVTGTDLRTGLTLPVVDLPLDGTLSATASVRSGRLQVAANAGTPAGTLSADLARADGRWSGLLRADLKRDAGTLGANITLGADGARGVVSATAFPLALGGVQADLGGTVRLNGSTFALDASLSSNQGRVSATGSGGLADAVPQLTALLGTPATGDGYQVQAQLASVRLEDLSIAPYLRGRVSGTATVTDGSGTFSLTSADLNAAGTNLPARVEGTLTDGAWRLRGAVGDSQLFGSLGNGTLTGRLELQALPVGALLSAVSGPLPGEGFVTGTARFSVPLARPLDGTVNLVAERIRVAAGDQSLTGTGVLAYADGELRDVNVQLSGAGRWDVRGAYTRERVNLTANFQNTTFTPVLSLLPGLRGSAPNLNGNLRLTVAGTYDQPTGRLDASALQGAVGNVRVHVPALSGTLENSGRLTAGGTVQVGGGVGANGALTLRAQLTRGVLSGTVAEYAGDASIEQVGSLGRTALSVRQTGDAWTLDGTAVQGGTLRLSGTVAPRIDVRLTARGYAPQVQAIYARETSIDADLSAAESGSTRDITVSGAVTLGRLVLGRTNVPASTLPAPSGTPAANAGTRSDFVSPLPEELRRFPTPEGEDVDNPLLERVRFADIPVRAPNGIRVNESLGQAELAGGLVLSGTAADPVLSGGVQVVRGSLFLRENEFRLTQGNINFDGTSVYPTFAVVADGTVLDTNGGGLVGVNLNVQGSFPSRAGLQLETRLTCTSNCGASYDPSSGAAEANLYALVALGTPDLNSLPANFGALGNSALRTALNLFVLGELNRNIARALGVDVFRINADLIDPVTGFSAGVTIGTYLSRQFYLQYQIDLSGAGLLDATYTTEDGRFTFKLSSPLNGLDLSSLRPSFSVGYNLNNRTTVQLGVTSGNRSTTFRFGLTYRP; this is translated from the coding sequence GTGTCGCGCGCCCGCTGGTCCCTGGTTGTCCTGTTCCTGATCTTCTTCGCGACGCTGGCCGTCGCGCTGTTCGGCGTACCCCTGCTCGGCCCGGCCCTGCTCGGCGCCCTCCCGCCAGACCTGCGCCTGAGCGCCTCGCACCTCAGCGGGCCCCTCTGGGCACCCCGCCTCAACGGCGTGCGCCTCGTCACCAAGGGCCTGAGCGGCACCGCGAGCGGCGTGACGCTGCGCATCGGCGGCGTGGACTTCGCGCACCACACCCTGCGGATCGACGCGACCGTGAATGGCGGCAACGTGAACGTCGACCTGCCGAAGCTGTTCGGGCAACACGGCGCGCCCGGCGCGTGGTCGGTCGTGCCCGGCAACATCCGCGTGCAGGACACCAAATTGAACGTGCAGGGCCGCGAGTGGGGCGTCCCCGACGGCACCTTCCGCATCGACGGCACCGAACGTGGCCTCCGCATCACGGGCCGCACCCTGGACGGCACCCTCCGGGCAGACGTCGCCCTCAGCGCGCAGGGCAAGGACGTAACCGGCACGGCCGACCTGCGCGCGGACGCCACGGTGCTCAACGCGTACTGGCCGAAAAGCATTCGCGGCGGCGTCATCGAGGGCCGCTACACCTTCGGGCGGACCGTGAGCGGCGACCTGCGCCTCCGCGACGGCCTGCTGATCGTGCCGGACGCTCCGTTCACCCGCGTGCGAGACCTGGGCGGCGCCCTCACACACCGCGGCGACCGCATCGAGGTGACCCTCGCCGGCCGCGCCTGGGACGGCCCCATCCAGGTCAAAGGGTACGTGGACACGCGCGCGCAACACTGGGACTTCAGCGGGAAAGCAACCCCGTCCCTCGCCGGCCTCGCGCGCGCGCTCGGGACGACCGGGCAGGGCACCGCGGACCTCACCGCGCACGCGTACGGCTGGAACCAGGCGCGCGTCGCCATGGAAGGTTCAAGCGCGCGCGGGACGTTCGCGGGCGTGCCGTTCACGGGCCTCGCGCTGTCGTACGCGTACCGCGCGGCGGCCGGCAAGGACGAGGGCGAGAACACCGTCACGTTCGCCGCGCGTACGCAGCTTGCCGGGCAACAGCGCCTCTCCGGCCGCTGGGCGATCGAACGCGAAGGGCAGGCCACCTGGGCGGGCGACCTCGCGGGCCGACCGCTGGACCTGCGGGCCGACATCCTGGGCCGCGAGGTCCGCGTGGCCGGGCGCGCGCTCGGCGACGCGGCGCGCGCCTCGTACCACCTGAGCACCCGTACGCTCAGCGCCGACGCCGGCCTGAACTTCGGCGCGGTGCGCGCCCGCCTCACCGCGAACGGCACCCTCGACGAGCTGGACCTGGCGGTGCGGGACGGCACCGCCGCCGGGATTCCCCTGCAGGGTCGCGGCCGGTACGACCGGCAGGGTCTGCGGGCGGACCTGGGCGCGCTGGCCGTGAACCTGGACCGTCAGCTGCGCGGCACGTGGACCGCGCGGGACGCAAACGTGTCCGGCGTACGCCTGAACGGCGCGGGCCGCCTTGATGTGGGCGCCAGCACCCTCACGGGCACCCTGAGCGGGCAGCCGCCCCTCGACTCCGAGGTGCTGCGCGGGCCGGTACGCGTGAACTGGCGCGACCGTCAGGGCCGCTGGGCGTTCGGGAGCGGCGACGCCACCTGGCAGGGCGAGACGGCCACCGTGCAGGTGCGCGGCACACGCCTCGCCGGCTTCGACGCGCGCGGGCGCGTGACCGTCGGGTTGGGCGGGCCGCTCACCGCCACCGGGGAGGTGCGCGGCCAGAGCCCCCTGGGGACGCTGGTGCTGAGCGGCGCGGGCCGCGCGGTGGACCTGCGCGCCACGGTGAGTGGCGTGCGCGTGACGGGCCGCACGCTCCTGCATGAGCCGTATGACACGACGCTCACCCTGAGCGGCGCCGACGTCATGGCGGACGTGCGCGTGCAAAACGGCGTGGACTTCGTGGTGCGCAGTGGCCGCGAGCGCGCCACCGGACGGTTCGCGGACGGGCAGTTGGTGGCAAGCGGCCGCGTGAACCTGGGGGCGTTCGCGCCGGTGGCGCGCGCCGTGGGCGTGCAGGACCTGGGCGGGACCGTGGACTTCAACCTCGGGCGGCAGGGTGGGCTCGCGCGCGTGAACGCGTCCGCGTTCGGGGTGCGCGCCGTGGGGACGCTCACGGGCACGAACGGCGGGATGCTGAACGCGAACGTCACCCTGAGCGGTCCGGACGGCGCGGCCGCGACGCTGGCGGGCGCGGTGCTGCCCCGTGTGGACGTGCGCGGCCCCGTGACGTACCGCGGGGCGACGCTGAACGCCCGCCTGAGCGGCGAACCGGGACGGCTGGCGTTCACGGCCTCCGGTGTGGCGCCGTCGCTGGGCATGGGTGACACGAGCGTGCCCGCGCTGCCGCTGACGGTGCGCGGCACCCTTACGCCCGCCCTGAGCGCCACGGGCACGTGGGGCGGCGTGCGCGTCGCGTACGCGGGCGCGCAGGTGCGCGTGAACGGGACGCTGCCCGTCACGGTGTTCGGCGAGGCAGGGCAGGCGCGACTGAACGGCCGCTGGGCGCCCGACTGGACCGGGCGCGTGCAGGCAGACGTGCAGGCCGGACCGTACGCCCTGAACGCCCGCGGGCCCTGGACGGCCCTGAGCGTCGCGGTGCGCGGCCCGGACGGCCTGAGCGCCACCGGCACCGTCGACGCGCGCACGCAGCAGTACGCCGCGAGCGTCCGTGGTCCTCTGGCGGGCGTGTTCGTGGACGCCCGCGTGAGTGGCCGGGGCGCCGACATCCGTGGGCGTGGGACCCTCGCGGACGGCGGCGGCGGCACGGCACGCTTCACGCTCAACGGCCTGCAGGACTTCCGCCTGCAGGCCGGGGGGCTACGCCTGGGCGGTCAGGCCGTGAACGGCACCCTGAGTGCCACCCGGGGCCGCCTGAACGGCGACCTGCGCGTCGCGGGCCTGAACGTCACCGCCCGGGACGGGCGCGTGGCCGCGAGCGGCACCTTCGGCGGGCAGCAGGTCCGCGTAAACGGCGAACTGACCCTACCGCTGAACGTCCGCACGCTGCGGGTCACGTCGGACGGGCCGTACGCCCGCCTGCGCGCGAGCGGCACCGGCGGTCATGTGCGCGGCACGCTGCTCGTGAAAGCGCAGACGCTCGGGCCGGACGGCGCGCGCGTGCGCGTGACGAGCACGACCCTCCCGGTGGACGCGACCCTCACGCCGCTGCGCGTGCAGGTCGGCGGCCTCGCGTATGACGGCGGCTGGCGCGGCGCGCAGGCGCTCGGGTACGCCCTGAACGGGGAGCGCGGCGCGCTCACGCTCGCCGGGCGCGGCGCGGCCCTGACGCTCGCGCCGTCCGGCCCGGTCCGTGGGCGCCTGCAGGTCCTCCCCGACCTGCGCGGGCAGCTGGCCGTGGCCCTGCCGAGCGTCCGGGCCGCCCTGCCCGCGCAGGTGGCACGCGAACTGACGGGCGGGGAGCTCCGCGCGAACCTCTTCCCCACCGGCGCGAACGTCACCCTGAACGGCGCGCGGTACGTCGGGCAGCCACTCGGCGCGACCGCCGCGCTCACCTGGGCGGACGGCACGCGCCTCAGCGGTCTGCTCACCCATCCGGGCACGCGCGTGCCGTTCCGCGCGGACGCGGGAGGGCTGCATGTCAACGGCGCCACCCTGGACGCCCTCGCTCTGCGCCCCGTACTGGCCGCGCAGGGCCGCGTCACGCTGGACCTCGACCTGCCTGGGTACGCCCTCGACCGTGGGCGCGGGCGCGCGAGCGTGGACCTGCGCGCGGCTGGGGGCGCGGCGCGCGGCACGGTCACGCTCGGGGGTGGGCGCCTGAGCGCGGACCTGAACAGCACCCTCGGCGGGCGGACCGTCACGCTCAACGGGCCGCTGTACCCCACCGCGAACGCGACCGTGCGCGTGGACGGCGCGTCGGGCCGCCTGACCGGCAGTGTCCGCGAGGCCCTCACGCTCGTCGCGGGCGGCACGCTGGACGGGCGTGACCTGACGCTGAACGCCACGTACCGCCCGCAGGGCGCGGACGTGCGCGCCACGTACGCGGGGGCGCGCGCGGACCTCACGTTCACGCAGGTGCGCGGCACCTGGCGGGCAGACGGCGCCCTCAGCGTGCCGGACCTGCAGCCGCTGACCGGCACGGCGGGCCGCGTGAGCGCCACGGTGCGTGGTCCCCTGAACGCCCTGCGTGTGGATGCGGGCGGCACGGTGGCGGGCGCGACCTTCACCGCGCCCGCCCTGTGGGACGGTCAGGCCCTGCGCGTGAACGGCGCGACCGTCACGGCGGACTTCGCGCGGGCGCGCCTGAGCGGCACGGTGTACCCGGCGCTGAACGCGGCGGGGAACGTGACCGTGACGGACGGGCTGCCGGGGACGTACACCGCGGCGCTGCGCGGCACGTTCACGAAACCGGACGTGCGCCTCGGCGGCACGCTCGGGGGCAGCGTGCAGGGCCTCGATGCCACCGGCACGCGCCTGGACGCACGCCTGCTGGGCCGCGACTGGCGCGTGACCGCCACGGGCGAGCGCCTCGCGGGGGCAGCGCGCGGGCGCCTGGGCGGGAACGTCGCCGGTGGGCTGCAAAGCGCCCGGTTCACGCTGAACGCCACGTACGCGAACGGCGCGGACACCCGCGTGACCCTGCGCGGCCCGGTCGGCTGGAACGCCCGGACAGGCTGGCTGGGCGCGCTGGGCGCGACCGGCACGGTCGACCGGCAGGCCCTCGACGCGCGCGTGACCGGCGATGGACCGCTGGCCGTCGCCGCGGCCCTCGGGGGCGCCACCCTGAACGGGCGTTTCCCGGCGAGCCTGCTCACGCAGCCGGGCGGCGAGCTTAACCTCGCGCGGCTGGACGCCGGGGCGCTGTGGGGCCGCCCGGAGCAGGTGCGCGTGACCGGCACGGCCCGTCTGGGCGGCACGTGGCAGCACCCCAGCGCCGCGCTCACCGGCGCGCTCGAGGATACGCGCGGCGACCTGAGCGGCAGCTTCCGCGGCGCGTACGCGGGCGGCAACACGGACGTGACCCTCACCGGTCTGCGCCTGAGCGGCACGGCCGCCCTGCGCGACGGGACCTTCAGCGTCACGGCGCGCGCAGCGGGCGCCGACCTCGCCCGACTCGCGCCTGCCAGCTGGAACGTGACGGCGCTGCGCCTGAGCGGCCGGGTCGACGCGCGCGGCCGCACGGCGGGCGGCCTGGAACGCGCGACCCTCACCGGCCTGGATGTGCGCGCCGCGAGCGAGGCAACCGGTGACGTGCGCCTGCTCGGGAACGCCACGTACACGCCGGACGCGCTGAGCGCCGACCTGACGGGCCGCGCGCTCGGCGGGACGTTCACGGCGCGCGGCGCCCTGCCGGACGGCGTGACTGTGCGCGTGCAGGACGTGGACGCGCGCGGCGCGGGCCGCGTGAACGGCACGCTGACCCTCACGGGCCGCGCCGCCGACCCGGCCGTGCGAGCCGACCTGGCCGTGGCGCGCGAGGACCTCACGGCCCGCGTGCAGGCGTTCGGGCGCGCGCGCGACCCGCTGGTGCGCGCCACGGCGGACCTGCGCGGGAGCGCTTCGGGCCGCGTGTACGCGGAAGCGCGGGACGTGCGCCTGAACCCGCCGGGCGCGAACGTCCGCGTGTACGGCGCGGCGGGCACGACGGCCGGGTCGGCGCGGCTGGACTTCGCGGGGGCGTGGCCGGCGCTGCGCGGGCAGGCGACCGTCACGCTGGGCGCCCTGCAGGACCCGGTACGTGTCATGGGGGACGGCAGCGGCGCGTACACCCTGGATGCGGGCCGCCTCGGTTCCGGCCGCGTGACCCTCGCGGGCCTGGTGCCGACCGTGACGGGCACGTTGCGGCTCACGCCGTTGGCCCTCGTGGACGGCGCGACCGGCAGCGGCACCGTGAATGTGAACCTCAGCGGGCCTGTGACCGCCCTGCGCCTCAGCGCGGACGGCGTCCTGCGCGGCGTGAACGCCGCCGGCGTGCAGATCGCGGACCTCGGTGTGAACGTTGCCGGGACGCCTGCGGACCTGCGCGGCACGGTCACGCAGGCGGGACGGACGACGGGGACGTTCGACGGGCAGACCCTCACGCTGCAGGGCCTCACGGCGCGGGCGTTCGGCACCGACGTGACCGCGAGTGGGCCCGTGGCCCTCGCGGGCCGCGCGGACCTGACCGTCACCGCGAGCGGCAGCATAAATGGACGCGCGCGCGTCACGTACGACGGCGCCCGCCTCACTGCAGGCGGCGCGCTCGGCGCGGGCGGCGCGAACGTCACCTTCGACGTGCAAGCCAGCGACCGACTCGGGTGGAGCGGCAACGGGCGCCTCACCGGCCTTCCCTCCCCCCTGCTCACGGGTGACGCGGCCTTCACCGTGAGCGGTCCCCTGCGTGACCCGCGCGTGCAGGGGGACGTGCCGCTGCTCGGCGCTCGCGGCCAGCTGAACGCCCGCCCGCTCGGCGGGACCCTCACCCTCGCGCTCACGAACAGCCCGGACGCGCGCGGCGAGGGGGCGCTCACGCTCGCGGACGGGCAGTGGGGTGGCCGCGCGCAGCTCACCCGCGACGAGGGGCAGCTGGCGCTCAGCCTCAGCGGGGCCCTCGCGGCGCCCGTCGCGGGCGTGGACGTCACGGTGGGCGCGTGGCACGCGTCCGGTCAGGTCGCGAACGGCGACGCGCTGCTGAGCCTCACGGACGGCGCGGCGCGCGGGACGTTCGCGTGGCAGGGCGACCGGCTGCTGCTGGACGTCCCGCCCCTGAATCTCGCGGGCCTGGGCCTCGCGGCCGTGCGCGGCACCGTCAGCGCGAGCGGTGAGTACGCCCTGTCGAGCAGCGCCGGGAACGTGCGCGTGACCGGCACGGACCTGCGCACGGGCCTGACCCTCCCGGTCGTGGACCTCCCGCTGGACGGCACGCTCAGCGCGACCGCCAGCGTCCGCAGCGGGCGCCTGCAGGTCGCCGCGAACGCCGGCACGCCTGCCGGGACGCTCAGCGCCGACCTGGCCCGCGCGGACGGCCGCTGGTCCGGGCTGCTGCGCGCCGACCTGAAACGCGACGCCGGCACGCTCGGCGCGAACATCACGCTCGGCGCGGACGGCGCGCGCGGCGTCGTGAGCGCGACCGCGTTCCCGCTCGCGCTCGGCGGCGTTCAGGCGGACCTGGGCGGCACCGTGCGCCTGAACGGGAGCACCTTCGCGCTCGACGCGAGCCTGAGCAGTAACCAGGGGCGCGTGAGCGCCACCGGCAGCGGCGGCCTTGCGGACGCCGTACCGCAGCTCACGGCGCTGCTGGGCACGCCCGCGACCGGGGACGGTTACCAGGTGCAGGCGCAGCTCGCGAGCGTCCGCCTGGAGGACCTCAGCATCGCGCCGTACCTGCGTGGCCGCGTGAGCGGCACCGCCACCGTCACGGACGGCAGCGGCACCTTCTCCCTGACGTCCGCGGACCTGAATGCGGCGGGCACGAACCTGCCCGCGCGCGTGGAGGGCACCCTGACGGACGGGGCGTGGCGCCTGCGCGGCGCGGTCGGCGACTCGCAGCTGTTCGGGTCGCTCGGGAACGGCACGCTCACGGGTCGCCTGGAGCTGCAGGCCCTGCCGGTCGGCGCGCTGCTGAGTGCTGTGAGCGGCCCGTTGCCGGGCGAGGGCTTCGTGACGGGCACCGCGCGCTTCAGCGTGCCGCTCGCGCGCCCGCTGGACGGCACCGTGAACCTGGTAGCGGAACGCATCCGCGTGGCCGCCGGGGATCAGTCCCTCACAGGGACGGGCGTCCTCGCGTACGCCGACGGTGAGCTGCGCGACGTGAACGTCCAGCTGAGCGGCGCGGGCCGCTGGGACGTGCGCGGCGCGTACACCCGCGAGCGCGTGAACCTCACCGCGAACTTCCAGAACACGACGTTCACGCCGGTGCTGTCGCTGCTGCCGGGCCTGCGCGGCTCCGCACCGAACCTGAACGGGAACCTGCGCCTCACGGTGGCCGGCACGTACGACCAGCCGACCGGGCGGCTCGATGCGAGCGCACTGCAGGGCGCCGTCGGGAACGTCCGCGTCCACGTGCCAGCGCTCAGCGGTACGCTCGAGAACAGCGGTCGCCTCACGGCAGGCGGGACGGTGCAGGTGGGCGGCGGTGTCGGCGCGAACGGCGCCCTCACGCTGCGGGCGCAGCTGACGCGCGGCGTGCTGAGCGGCACCGTCGCGGAGTACGCCGGGGACGCGTCTATCGAGCAGGTCGGCTCGTTGGGCCGCACGGCCCTCTCGGTTCGTCAGACGGGGGACGCGTGGACGCTGGACGGCACGGCCGTGCAGGGTGGGACGCTGCGCCTCTCCGGGACGGTCGCCCCGCGCATCGACGTGCGCCTCACGGCGCGCGGGTACGCGCCGCAGGTCCAGGCCATCTACGCGCGGGAGACGAGCATCGACGCGGACCTCAGCGCCGCCGAGAGCGGCAGCACGCGCGACATCACGGTGTCGGGCGCGGTGACGCTCGGGCGGCTGGTGCTGGGCCGCACGAACGTGCCGGCGTCCACGCTGCCCGCGCCGAGCGGCACGCCCGCCGCGAACGCGGGGACCCGTTCCGACTTCGTAAGTCCCCTGCCAGAAGAGCTGCGGCGCTTCCCCACCCCGGAGGGAGAGGACGTGGACAACCCGCTGCTGGAGCGCGTGCGGTTCGCGGACATTCCGGTGCGCGCGCCGAACGGCATCCGGGTGAACGAGAGCCTCGGTCAGGCGGAACTTGCGGGCGGGTTGGTGCTGTCCGGCACGGCCGCCGACCCGGTCCTGTCCGGGGGCGTGCAGGTGGTGCGCGGCAGCCTGTTCCTGCGGGAGAACGAGTTCCGACTGACGCAGGGGAACATCAATTTCGACGGCACGAGCGTGTACCCGACGTTCGCGGTCGTCGCGGACGGGACGGTGCTGGACACGAACGGCGGCGGCCTCGTGGGCGTGAACCTGAATGTGCAGGGCAGCTTCCCGAGCCGCGCGGGCCTGCAGCTGGAGACGCGCCTGACGTGCACCAGCAACTGCGGCGCGTCGTACGACCCGTCGAGCGGGGCCGCGGAAGCGAACCTGTACGCCCTCGTGGCGCTCGGCACGCCGGACCTGAATTCCCTCCCGGCGAACTTCGGGGCGCTCGGGAACAGCGCGCTGCGCACGGCCCTGAACCTGTTCGTGCTGGGCGAGCTGAACCGCAACATCGCGCGGGCGCTCGGTGTGGACGTGTTCCGCATCAACGCGGACCTGATCGACCCGGTCACGGGCTTCAGTGCGGGCGTCACCATCGGCACGTACCTGTCGCGGCAGTTCTACCTGCAGTACCAGATCGACCTGAGCGGCGCGGGCCTGCTGGACGCGACGTACACCACTGAGGACGGGCGGTTCACGTTCAAGCTGAGCAGCCCCCTGAACGGCCTGGACCTCAGTTCGCTGCGCCCGTCGTTCAGCGTCGGGTACAACCTGAACAACCGCACGACGGTGCAGCTCGGGGTGACCAGCGGGAACCGCAGCACCACGTTCCGCTTCGGCCTGACGTACCGCCCGTGA